From a single Nematostella vectensis chromosome 3, jaNemVect1.1, whole genome shotgun sequence genomic region:
- the LOC5517065 gene encoding uncharacterized protein LOC5517065 isoform X1: MSNLEEEKVLIKNLPPNSTKDEVIKVFEAVGHIVDVFLPVHKKKTSIHVIGFITFRDKETADKAIEQFSGFRFTNSHGLTSTLALGKAFKRRLLITTKASEVKEADKASPYNQGTVNPSLSTALVDKNVDLELEKGEQSFPWKEEREKLLKEIFDNEQIIKDLEKKKYIKDQEDHILDEKEKRLLEEKGWLPEKIKNLSKEIEILQLQVKLKELQAEQASIK, encoded by the exons gATGAAGTGATTAAAGTCTTTGAAGCAGTTGGGCATATAGTTGATGTTTTTCTTCCAGtgcataagaaaaaaacaagtataCATGTGATAGG ATTTATTACATTTCGTGACAAAGAAACTGCTGACAAGGCAATTGAGCAGTTCAGTGGGTTTCGGTTCACAAATAGTCATGGTCTAACAAGCACACTAGCTTTAGGAAAGGCCTTCAAGAG gagaCTTCTCATTACCACCAAAGCTTCTGAGGTTAAGGAAGCAGATAAGGCTTCCCCCTACAACCAGGGCACGGTGAACCCCTCTTTGAGCACTGCCTTGGTTGACAAGAAT GTTGATTTAGAGCTGGAAAAAGGAGAACAGTCCTTTCCATGGAAAGAGGAAAGAGAGAAGTTACTCAAAGAGATCTTTGATAATGAACAGATTATCAAAGACTTGGAAAAG AAGAAATACATTAAAGACCAGGAAGACCACATTTTGGATGAAAAG GAAAAGAGGCTTCTAGAAGAAAAGGGCTGGCTTCCAGAGAAG ATAAAAAACTTGAGCAAAGAAATTGAAATTTTGCAGCTGCAAGTTAAACTCAAG GAATTGCAGGCTGAGCAAGCTTCCATCAAGTAG
- the LOC5517064 gene encoding paternally-expressed gene 3 protein — MYSKGLANGTYSKGLANGTYSKGLANGTCSKGLANGTCSKGLANGMCSKGLANGTCSKGLANGMCSKGLANSMCSKGPANGMCSKGPANGMCSEGPANGMCSKGPANGMFSKGLENGMCSKGLANGMCSKGPANGMYSKGLANGTYSKGLANGTCSKGLANGTYSKGPANGMCSKGPANGTCSKGLANGTYSKGPANGMCSKGPANGMFSKGLENGMFSKGLENGMCSKGLANGMCSKGPANGMYSKGPANGMYSKGLANGMCSKGLANGMCSKGPANGMCSKGPANGTCSKGPANDMYSKGPANGMYSKGLANGMCSKGLANGTCSKGPANGMCSKGLANGMCSKGPANGMCSKGPTNGMCSKGPANGTYSKGPANGMCSKGPANGMFSKGLENGMCSKGLANGMCSKGPANGMYSKGLANGTYSKGLANGTCSKGLANGMFSKGLENGMCSKGLENGMCSKGPANGMYSKGLANGTYSKGPANGMCSKGPANGMFSKGLENGMFSKGLANGMCSKGPANGMYSKGPANGMYSKGPANGMYSKGLANGMCSKGLANGMCSKGPANGMCSKGPANGTCSKGPANDMYSKGPANGMYSKGLANGMCSKGLANGTCSKGPANGMCSKGLANGMCSKGPANGMCSKGPTNGMCSKGPANGMCSKGPANGMCSKGPANGMCSKGPANGMCSKGPANGMCSKGLGNGMCSKGLGNGMCS, encoded by the coding sequence ATGTACAGCAAGGGTCTAGCAAACGGTACATACAGCAAGGGTCTAGCAAACGGTACATACAGCAAGGGTCTAGCAAACGGTACGTGCAGCAAGGGTCTAGCAAACGGTACGTGCAGCAAGGGTCTAGCAAATGGTATGTGCAGCAAGGGTCTAGCAAACGGTACGTGCAGCAAGGGTCTAGCAAACGGTATGTGCAGCAAGGGTCTAGCAAACAGTATGTGCAGCAAGGGTCCAGCAAACGGTATGTGCAGCAAGGGTCCAGCAAATGGCATGTGCAGCGAGGGTCCAGCAAACGGTATGTGCAGCAAGGGTCCAGCAAACGGTATGTTCAGCAAGGGTCTAGAAAACGGTATGTGCAGCAAGGGTCTAGCAAACGGTATGTGCAGCAAGGGTCCAGCAAACGGTATGTACAGCAAGGGTCTAGCAAACGGTACGTACAGCAAGGGTCTAGCAAACGGTACGTGCAGCAAGGGTCTAGCAAACGGTACGTACAGCAAGGGTCCAGCAAACGGTATGTGCAGCAAGGGTCCAGCAAACGGTACGTGCAGCAAGGGTCTAGCAAACGGTACGTACAGCAAGGGTCCAGCAAACGGTATGTGCAGCAAGGGTCCAGCAAACGGTATGTTCAGCAAGGGTCTAGAAAACGGTATGTTCAGCAAGGGTCTAGAAAACGGTATGTGCAGCAAGGGTCTAGCAAACGGTATGTGCAGCAAGGGTCCAGCAAACGGTATGTACAGCAAGGGTCCAGCAAACGGTATGTACAGCAAGGGTCTAGCAAATGGTATGTGCAGCAAGGGTCTAGCAAACGGTATGTGCAGCAAGGGTCCAGCAAACGGTATGTGCAGCAAGGGTCCAGCAAACGGTACCTGCAGCAAGGGTCCAGCAAACGATATGTACAGCAAGGGTCCAGCAAACGGTATGTACAGCAAGGGTCTAGCAAATGGTATGTGCAGCAAGGGTCTAGCAAACGGTACGTGCAGCAAGGGTCCAGCAAACGGTATGTGCAGCAAGGGTCTAGCAAATGGTATGTGCAGCAAGGGTCCAGCAAACGGTATGTGCAGCAAAGGTCCAACAAACGGTATGTGCAGCAAGGGTCCAGCAAACGGTACGTACAGCAAGGGTCCAGCAAACGGTATGTGCAGCAAGGGTCCAGCAAACGGTATGTTCAGCAAGGGTCTAGAAAACGGTATGTGCAGCAAGGGTCTAGCAAACGGTATGTGCAGCAAGGGTCCAGCAAACGGTATGTACAGCAAGGGTCTAGCAAACGGTACGTACAGCAAGGGTCTAGCAAACGGTACGTGCAGCAAGGGTCTAGCAAACGGTATGTTCAGCAAGGGTCTAGAAAACGGTATGTGCAGCAAGGGTCTAGAAAACGGTATGTGCAGCAAGGGTCCAGCAAACGGTATGTACAGCAAGGGTCTAGCAAACGGTACGTACAGCAAGGGTCCAGCAAACGGTATGTGCAGCAAGGGTCCAGCAAACGGTATGTTCAGCAAGGGTCTAGAAAACGGTATGTTCAGCAAGGGTCTAGCAAACGGTATGTGCAGCAAGGGTCCAGCAAACGGTATGTACAGCAAGGGTCCAGCAAACGGTATGTACAGCAAGGGTCCAGCAAACGGTATGTACAGCAAGGGTCTAGCAAATGGTATGTGCAGCAAGGGTCTAGCAAACGGTATGTGCAGCAAGGGTCCAGCAAACGGTATGTGCAGCAAGGGTCCAGCAAACGGTACCTGCAGCAAGGGTCCAGCAAACGATATGTACAGCAAGGGTCCAGCAAACGGTATGTACAGCAAGGGTCTAGCAAATGGTATGTGCAGCAAGGGTCTAGCAAACGGTACGTGCAGCAAGGGTCCAGCAAACGGTATGTGCAGCAAGGGTCTAGCAAATGGTATGTGCAGCAAGGGTCCAGCAAACGGTATGTGCAGCAAAGGTCCAACAAACGGTATGTGCAGCAAGGGTCCAGCAAACGGTATGTGCAGCAAGGGTCCAGCAAACGGTATGTGCAGCAAGGGTCCAGCAAACGGTATGTGCAGCAAGGGTCCAGCAAACGGTATGTGCAGCAAGGGTCCAGCAAACGGTATGTGCAGCAAGGGTCTAGGAAACGGTATGTGCAGCAAGGGTCTAGGAAACGGTATGTGCTCCTAG
- the LOC5517005 gene encoding uncharacterized protein LOC5517005, protein MSSFLQKLVILLLLGLLLSAIILVERGLFGIYSVSSESFTIVAIIASPPLLYIITTYLKSSKGCGDAASPWRQKRNLIGVAFVTICSLAMCVFYLSWRGLWCTYHKQHHRKLCQAACDIQKTLTIKHIPIWITLGDLLASHRNRTMPFAWEHDLDFCVSRDNFQTDFTSEVHRGVFRTLATWIKPNHVYFEPLRIRQRHAEGLLIDVWECDPQFYGATPEEIRNGLNGSFIMVPYCGCMFAAPKFEHRDRIFKKFYGENYNVQKFAHHSWQCKIWVDH, encoded by the exons ATGTCTTCATTTCTTCAGAAATTAGTGATCTTATTATTGCTGGGGTTGTTATTATCTGCAATAATTCTTGTCGagagaggtctatttgggatATACAGTGTGAGCTCTGAAAGCTTTACCATTGTGGCGATAATTGCATCGCCTCCTCTGCTCTACATAATTACAACTTATTTAAAGAGTTCTAAAG GGTGCGGAGATGCTGCGTCGCCATGGAGACAAAAAAGAAATCTCATAGGAGTGGCATTTGTGACCATATGCTCTCTTGCAATGTGTGTATTCTACCTTTCCTGGAGAGGTTTATGGTGCACCTACCACAAGCAACACCATAGAAAACTCTGCCAAGCAGCTTGTGATATTCAAAAAACTCTCACAATTAAACATATCCCAATCTGGATAACCTTAGGGGATCTTCTAGCATCCCACCGAAATCGTACTATGCCATTTGCCTGGGAACATGACCTTGATTTCTGTGTATCAAGGGACAACTTTCAAACAGATTTCACAAGTGAGGTTCATAGAGGTGTGTTTAGGACTCTCGCTACGTGGATAAAACCAAATCATGTTTATTTTGAGCCGCTCAGGATACGACAGCGACATGCAGAGGGACTTTTGATTGATGTCTGGGAGTGTGATCCACAGTTTTATGGTGCCACGCCTGAAGAAATTAGAAATGGTCTAAATGGGTCTTTCATTATGGTGCCCTATTGTGGTTGTATGTTTGCTGCACCAAAATTTGAACACAGAGATCGGATCTTTAAGAAATTTTATGGTGAAAATTACAATGTCCAGAAATTTGCACACCACTCTTGGCAGTGTAAGATTTGGGTAGATCATTGA